CGGTCAGCCCCGGTTTCGGCGGTACGGTGCCCAACGCGTACAGACGGTAGTCGGCCGTGGCTTCCACGTCACCGACGAAGGACGCCCCCAGTGCGCGCAACTCCCGGTTGAGCGGCTGGCCACGCAGGTGCGCGCCGAAGACGACCACCGGCACCGCCTCAGGGCCGGCATCTACACTGGCAGCACCAGCCAAACACCTCCACTTCCCCCGATGAGCAACTATGCTCAATTCCCCGCATCCACAGTTCGCACGATTCCAGACTCTACGCCCGCTCGACAGAACGGAGCAAACCTACCGTAAGCGATGGAATATTTTTTCAAGTATACTATTCGCCATATTTGGAGAAATACACCCCAAAGCAAGAGAAAATACCACCGCGGAAACAACCTGAAATAATGGGTCGCGGAGATAGTTATCAAACGTGTCGGAAACCCTGAACAAAGTGAATATCATGACTGCCGTGAGGAAAAATACTGAACCCAAGAGGGGGACCACTGCCAAGCGAACTCGTTCCACAAAGACTTCAGCGTCCCTTCTTCCTCGAAATCCATTACGAAGATTCCGGCGAAACATCACGCGTACGAAGTAAGCGAGAAGAGCTGACTGAACCAATACAAATGGGGGAACCAAGAAGTACATAATATCCATCATCCGTCGATAGTCAGTCCAAGGTGCAACAGCCACACAGCCCATTGTCGTCTCCATAGCAATCGTGAACGCTTGACCCAAACGTCGCGCTATGTACTCCAAAACGAATGGAAGCATTAGTACCAAACCTTTCAGGAAAATAGAAACTGACTTCGAGCATCATTGGTTCTTCCGATTTTAGAGTGCGTAGCAGATGTGAAGCCCACCGGTGGATGACTACCTAACTTGGCTCAATTTAGTGTACAGTCCCCGAACCCCGTCGCTGGATTCCGTTCACAAGTTCGGATAACTCCGGCGGCAACGGCACTGCCGCCACCGCCTCATGCCCACCCACATTGATCCGCATCTCCCGATAACCACGCAGCTGTTGCACCAATCTCTTCAACGACCACCCCGACACCGACTCCAACCACCGCCCCACAGCCATCGTCAACACCACCACCACCAGATGCGTATCAATCGAATCTTTACGCGTATGGAACACCGGACGAGCCAGCAGATCCGACCTGACTTGGCTCAAGATCTGTCCTCGCGACGACGCCGGCGCTGTGACCTGCGCAGGAGGGCGCAGAATGGCTGAAAAGCCGTACTAGCCCGAATTTTTCATGAGGTGGCGATGAACCCCGTTCAGCGGGCCCAGTACCGCTGACACGCGATTAATACTACCGTAGGCATGCCTGCTTACCGGTCTGGACTAGGACCGGCGTGAAGCTGGTTTCCACAGTGTTTTCTTCGATGGTGGGGCAAGGGACGACAGCGACCAGACAGCGAACCAGGATCAGCGGTGGAGGCTACACCGCGATGTTCAGCGACCGTATCCGCGCCAGTGCGGCGGCCAGCAGGTTCGCGTCTTTGTCAAGCCCCGGGTTTTGTAGAGGGCGTGAAGCCATACTTTAGTAGTGTGAAGTAGTTGGGTCAGGCGACCCGTCGGACTCGTCGTCGATCCGCGTGCCCGACCGGGGCATCAGCCCCATCGATCACCGGGGCCCTCGGGGCCCGACCGTTGGGGTGAACAGCCTCAAACTCCGTCGGCGTCATCTGCGACAGCGAGCCGTGCGGACGCACCGTGTTGAACCAGTGCACCCACTCAGCGGTGGCGATTTCGAGGTCGTCGATACCGGTCCAGGGGCCCTTGTTCCGGATCAGCTCGTCCTTGTACAGCGAGTTTGTCGCTTCTGCGAGGGCGTTGTCGAACGAGTCGCCCTTGGACCCGACAGACGCGACAGCCTTCTCGTCATCCAGGGCGTTGCCGTAGCGGATCGAGCGGTACTGCACTCCACGGTCACTGTGGTGGATAAGCCCGCAAAGATTCTCGACACCTTGACGTTTGCGCAGGTATATACCCATCTTCAAGGCATCCTCGGCCAACCCGGTGTACAACGAGGTCGAGCATTGCCACCCGACGATCATTCGGGAGAACACGTCGATGACAAAGGCGACGTACACCCACCCGGAAAACGTCCGCACGTAGGTGATGTCAGCGACCCACAACCTGTCGGGCCAGAAGCTGGCGAAGTGCCGGTCGACCAGGTCGGCGGGGCATTTCTCCCGGGGTGCTGAGTGGGTCGTGTTCGGCGCGTTGGTCCGTCGTAGTCCGCTGATGCCCTCGGCGCCCATGAGGCGTCCGACCGTGCAACGGGCGACATGTCCGCGCTGGTGCGGATCATGGCGGTTGAGCATCGTCTGCATCTTCCTGGCACCGAGAACAGCGTAGTTGGCCTTGTACACCTGGCGGATCTCGTGGGTGAGTTGTTCATCACGGATGTCCCCGGCGGAGCTGGGGCGATGCTGGCGGGCGTAGTACGTCGAGGCGGCGATGTTCACCCCGGCGGTGGGCAGGACCCGGCAGATCGGCTCGATACCGTAGTCAGCCTTATGGGAGTCGATGTAGTCGCAGATCAGTGGTACGGGTAGAGCGAGCATCCGCCGCGAAAAAAGCCGATGCAGACTTCAGGATCTCGTTGGCTCGGCGCAGCTCGCGGTTTTCCTTTTCGAGTTCGGTCAGTCGTGCGGCGGTGTCGGTGTCGACGCCGGGGCGGTCACCGTTGTCGATCTCGGTGGTGCGTACCCAGTTGCGCAGGGTTTCTTTGGAGATGGAGAGCTGTTCGGCGACGCGGCCGACCGCGCCGCGGGCGGTGGTGGTGGGGTCCTTCTTGGCATCGAGGACCATGTGGATGGCTCTCTTTCGCAGCTCGTCGGGGTATCGGCGGGGTGCTGGCATGGCAGGGGTTCCTTTCTGTTGCTTGCCACCCTCCATCATTCCCGGGACGACTCAGGTAGTGATGTCCCCGTTGGCCGTGGGCCGCTGGCTGGAATCCGCCACGGGGTGTTCGTTGAAGAGATTGGTGCAACAGCTGCGTGGGTACCGGGAGATGCGGATCAATGTGGGTGGGCACGAGGCGGTGGCGTCGGTACCGTTGCCACCGGAGTTATCCGAACTTGTGTACGAGATCAAGCGGCGGGCCGTTGGGAAACCGTACTAATTTGAGCCAAGTCAGGTTGCATTGGGGTTCTTCCAATCTAGACCACTACATCTTGAGGTCGCTGATCCACTCCGGGCAACTCCGCGACCGGATCAACGCACTGTGAATCGCGAAGAGCCCGTTTCATCCGCGCTGGCGATGGCGTTCATTGTCGCCACTAAAAGCCACTTATAAATACGATGCCCCGG
The genomic region above belongs to Corynebacterium glyciniphilum AJ 3170 and contains:
- a CDS encoding IS3 family transposase; protein product: MLALPVPLICDYIDSHKADYGIEPICRVLPTAGVNIAASTYYARQHRPSSAGDIRDEQLTHEIRQVYKANYAVLGARKMQTMLNRHDPHQRGHVARCTVGRLMGAEGISGLRRTNAPNTTHSAPREKCPADLVDRHFASFWPDRLWVADITYVRTFSGWVYVAFVIDVFSRMIVGWQCSTSLYTGLAEDALKMGIYLRKRQGVENLCGLIHHSDRGVQYRSIRYGNALDDEKAVASVGSKGDSFDNALAEATNSLYKDELIRNKGPWTGIDDLEIATAEWVHWFNTVRPHGSLSQMTPTEFEAVHPNGRAPRAPVIDGADAPVGHADRRRVRRVA
- a CDS encoding transposase — encoded protein: MPAPRRYPDELRKRAIHMVLDAKKDPTTTARGAVGRVAEQLSISKETLRNWVRTTEIDNGDRPGVDTDTAARLTELEKENRELRRANEILKSASAFFAADARSTRTTDLRLHRLP